In one window of Streptomyces roseofulvus DNA:
- a CDS encoding MMPL family transporter translates to MTTGTSPAGGALAELGRFCFRRRRLVLLAWIVGVIAVAFAGFGYGADPDNDFSGGDSQSARAQQLMEQHFPEEQGDRLTLAIKAEQGIDDPAAKQRIEKVIAELADSPVTGPVMSPYQDKSLVTKDRRIARTTIPLAAKEVAKSEVKPLVDTVKAASDAGVTLALGGYMAEKAETPPQGPAESIGILAAAVILFVAFGSLVAMGLPIVTALLAIVGGLALMKLVGHLVPAPNFALTFGAMIGLGVGIDYALFIVTRYKDGLGEGDDPENATVKAIATAGHAVLFAGTTVVIALMGLFVMGQRLMTGLAVATSITVLVTMLAALTLLPAFLGFTGHRINSLRLPRRASRRNRAASAPSQERRTLAERWAGVVQRRPLIAALLAGGSLLVLAVPTLSMRLSQPDASVQPRDRSSYVSYEILSEGFGPGYGAPLVFVSEVDSANPGNSTTRDLGPVVEAVGKTEGIAQATPARVSEDGKAVTFVAFPTTGYQDEATTDLVHKLRGEVLPGTPGGEHVLVGGPNAGTIDVADEVGSRLPLMIVVVIAMSMVLLIALVRSVTIALQAAVMNLLSIGAAYGVVVAVVQWGWLGSALGFPAPMPVTTWAPMMMFPILFGLSMDYQVFLISRVREEYERTGDTREAVARGLARTAKVITAAAAIMIAVFTTSLLGPDVAVKQGGLGMAVAVLIDATIVRMIFVPAVMELCGKANWWMPGRRRAPETTSTAPADAREEAATV, encoded by the coding sequence ATGACAACCGGGACTTCCCCCGCGGGCGGGGCCTTGGCGGAACTGGGGCGCTTCTGCTTCCGGCGTCGCCGCCTGGTCCTCCTGGCCTGGATCGTCGGTGTGATCGCCGTGGCGTTCGCCGGCTTCGGTTACGGCGCCGACCCCGACAACGACTTCTCCGGAGGAGACTCGCAGTCGGCCAGGGCCCAGCAGTTGATGGAGCAGCACTTCCCCGAGGAGCAAGGGGACAGGCTGACCCTCGCGATCAAGGCGGAGCAGGGGATCGACGATCCTGCCGCCAAGCAGAGGATCGAGAAGGTCATCGCCGAGCTCGCCGACTCACCTGTGACGGGGCCGGTCATGTCGCCGTACCAGGACAAGAGCCTGGTGACGAAGGATCGTCGGATTGCCCGGACGACCATCCCGCTCGCCGCCAAGGAGGTGGCGAAGAGCGAGGTCAAACCCCTGGTGGACACCGTCAAGGCCGCCTCCGACGCCGGCGTCACGCTCGCACTGGGCGGGTACATGGCGGAGAAGGCCGAGACGCCCCCGCAGGGTCCGGCCGAGAGCATCGGCATCCTGGCGGCGGCGGTGATCCTGTTCGTCGCCTTCGGCTCGCTGGTCGCCATGGGGCTGCCGATCGTGACCGCCCTCCTGGCGATCGTCGGTGGCCTCGCACTGATGAAGCTGGTGGGGCATCTGGTCCCCGCGCCGAACTTCGCTCTGACGTTCGGCGCGATGATCGGGCTCGGCGTCGGCATCGACTACGCCCTGTTCATCGTCACCCGCTACAAGGACGGCCTCGGGGAGGGGGACGATCCCGAGAACGCCACGGTGAAGGCCATCGCCACCGCAGGACACGCGGTGCTGTTCGCCGGCACGACCGTGGTGATCGCGCTGATGGGTCTGTTCGTCATGGGCCAGCGGCTGATGACCGGGCTGGCCGTCGCCACGTCGATCACGGTGCTGGTGACGATGCTCGCCGCGCTGACGCTGCTGCCCGCGTTCCTGGGCTTCACCGGACACAGGATCAACTCGCTGCGTCTGCCGCGCCGCGCGTCCCGCCGCAACCGGGCCGCGAGCGCGCCGTCCCAAGAGCGCCGTACGCTCGCCGAGCGGTGGGCCGGTGTGGTGCAGCGCAGGCCGCTGATCGCCGCGCTCCTCGCGGGCGGGAGCCTGCTCGTCCTGGCCGTCCCCACGCTGTCGATGCGGCTGAGTCAGCCCGACGCCAGCGTCCAGCCCCGCGACCGGAGCAGCTACGTCTCGTACGAGATCCTCTCCGAAGGGTTCGGGCCGGGGTACGGAGCTCCCCTGGTCTTCGTCTCCGAGGTCGACTCCGCGAACCCCGGCAACTCCACGACCCGCGATCTCGGTCCCGTGGTCGAAGCGGTCGGCAAGACCGAGGGCATCGCCCAGGCCACGCCGGCCCGGGTCAGCGAGGACGGGAAGGCCGTCACCTTCGTCGCCTTCCCCACGACCGGGTACCAGGACGAGGCGACCACGGACCTGGTGCACAAGCTCCGCGGCGAGGTGCTGCCTGGGACACCCGGCGGTGAACACGTCCTCGTCGGCGGGCCGAACGCCGGCACCATCGACGTCGCCGACGAGGTCGGATCGCGCCTGCCGTTGATGATCGTGGTCGTCATCGCGATGTCCATGGTGCTGCTGATCGCGTTGGTCCGGTCGGTCACCATCGCCCTGCAGGCCGCCGTGATGAACCTGCTGTCGATCGGCGCCGCCTACGGTGTGGTGGTGGCGGTCGTGCAGTGGGGATGGCTCGGATCGGCCCTCGGATTCCCCGCTCCGATGCCGGTCACGACGTGGGCACCGATGATGATGTTCCCGATCCTCTTCGGCCTGTCGATGGACTACCAGGTCTTCCTGATCTCACGGGTACGCGAGGAGTACGAGCGGACCGGCGACACCCGCGAGGCCGTCGCCCGCGGGCTGGCGCGGACCGCCAAGGTGATCACCGCCGCGGCCGCCATCATGATCGCCGTGTTCACCACGTCCCTGCTCGGCCCCGATGTCGCCGTCAAGCAGGGGGGTCTGGGCATGGCCGTCGCCGTGCTCATCGACGCCACCATCGTCCGGATGATCTTCGTCCCCGCGGTGATGGAGCTGTGCGGGAAGGCCAACTGGTGGATGCCCGGACGTCGTCGGGCCCCGGAGACGACCTCGACCGCGCCGGCCGACGCGAGGGAGGAGGCCGCCACGGTCTGA
- a CDS encoding TetR/AcrR family transcriptional regulator translates to MANTPQPGTRERIVRAASLLMQRQGYEGTGIKQVAQEANATLGSVYHFFPGGKQALGVAAVQHADQEFADLLTASLAADADPAKAIAACARALADLLRDSDWMDGCPISATALETTGRVPDIEQVVAQAFQHWRDLVAERLREAGFPEGDAHDLSVTVISALEGAELTAQVARSETPLVVAGEHLARLINSYKK, encoded by the coding sequence ATGGCGAACACACCACAGCCCGGCACCCGCGAACGCATCGTGCGCGCAGCCTCCCTGCTGATGCAGCGCCAGGGGTACGAGGGGACCGGCATCAAGCAGGTCGCCCAGGAGGCCAACGCCACGCTCGGCTCGGTCTACCACTTCTTCCCCGGCGGGAAGCAGGCGCTGGGCGTGGCCGCGGTTCAGCACGCCGACCAGGAGTTCGCCGATCTGCTGACGGCCTCGTTGGCCGCGGATGCCGACCCGGCGAAGGCCATCGCCGCCTGTGCCCGCGCGCTCGCCGACCTCCTGCGGGACTCCGACTGGATGGACGGCTGCCCCATCAGCGCGACCGCGCTGGAGACCACCGGCCGCGTCCCCGACATCGAGCAGGTCGTCGCCCAAGCCTTCCAGCACTGGCGGGACCTCGTGGCGGAGAGACTCCGCGAAGCCGGATTCCCGGAGGGCGACGCGCACGACCTGTCCGTCACCGTCATCAGCGCCCTCGAAGGCGCCGAACTCACCGCGCAGGTCGCGAGAAGCGAGACCCCGCTGGTGGTCGCCGGCGAGCACCTCGCCCGGCTCATCAACTCCTACAAGAAGTAA
- a CDS encoding alpha/beta hydrolase: MEHKQINVNGLDLAYVEAGEGPLALMLHGFDTPKLYRYLMPALAEAGYHAVVPTMRGFAPSQVPADGSMRLPDLIADANGLHEALGGGSDAVLIGHDWGGFTTWGAAAAAPERWAKVVVNDVPPLPFYDRDATDPVRIERYVHFYFFQMAIADNIVAANDLAYLDWLWNHWTGTVPGYDSTEDRKAMKEGLDTPERLHLGLELYRQNFPAATFGTPDWDMARVLDKLPSQPTLYLHGTEDPVVDEAALADLLAMLPPGSDGAMIEGAGHFLLTEKPQEVNERILAFLAR; this comes from the coding sequence ATGGAACACAAGCAGATCAACGTCAACGGCCTGGACCTGGCCTACGTCGAAGCAGGAGAGGGGCCGCTTGCCCTGATGCTGCACGGATTCGACACACCGAAGCTGTACCGGTACCTCATGCCGGCGTTAGCCGAGGCCGGGTACCACGCCGTAGTGCCGACCATGCGGGGCTTCGCCCCGTCGCAGGTACCGGCGGACGGCAGCATGCGCCTTCCCGACCTGATCGCCGACGCCAACGGCCTCCACGAAGCGCTCGGCGGCGGCTCCGACGCGGTCCTGATCGGGCACGACTGGGGCGGCTTCACCACGTGGGGCGCCGCCGCGGCCGCACCCGAGCGGTGGGCCAAGGTGGTCGTGAACGACGTCCCGCCGCTGCCGTTCTACGACCGCGACGCCACCGATCCCGTAAGGATCGAGCGGTACGTCCACTTCTACTTCTTCCAGATGGCCATAGCCGACAACATCGTCGCGGCCAACGACCTCGCCTACCTCGACTGGCTGTGGAACCACTGGACGGGGACCGTCCCCGGCTACGACTCCACCGAGGACCGCAAGGCGATGAAGGAGGGACTCGACACGCCGGAGAGGCTCCACCTCGGCCTGGAGCTCTACCGGCAGAACTTCCCGGCGGCGACCTTCGGCACCCCCGACTGGGACATGGCCCGGGTGCTGGACAAGTTGCCTTCCCAGCCCACTCTGTACCTCCACGGTACCGAGGACCCCGTGGTCGACGAGGCGGCGCTCGCGGACCTTCTCGCCATGCTGCCGCCCGGATCGGACGGCGCCATGATCGAAGGCGCCGGCCACTTCCTCCTCACGGAGAAGCCGCAGGAAGTCAACGAGCGCATCCTGGCCTTCCTGGCGCGCTGA
- a CDS encoding peptidoglycan-binding protein: MSPLANLTGRARLALIGVTAGGVVAAAIAVVPSLTDDGRASERTTVAARQDAAYGPEPEADGKLVTKPGELTTMATATLSRDTMINRARTWLTAHNGGPVPYSMERVWKDGYRQDCSGFVSMALGLGKPGLNTVGLADSRNGVTTRLGSVSQLQKGDLLIDYRTDDGDFRHVVIFEKWVDSSRKAYWAYEQRGTYGTTHRQLRYGIGNDNYDPFRPVKLGSGGGGGGGQLPSPSVSWPVLNSGSQGADVRSAQQLLTSRGYKVDADGVFGPKTRAAVIQFQKSRSLAADGVVGPNTWSKLIQTVQYGSSGPAVKAAQTQLNVYGYGLKADGAFGANTKAAVTAFQKKHGLQVDAVVGPQTWRTLLGSR; the protein is encoded by the coding sequence ATGTCTCCACTCGCCAACCTCACCGGCCGCGCTCGACTGGCCCTCATAGGCGTCACCGCCGGAGGCGTCGTGGCGGCCGCGATCGCCGTCGTGCCGTCGCTCACCGACGACGGTCGGGCCTCGGAGCGGACAACGGTCGCCGCGCGGCAGGATGCCGCGTACGGACCGGAGCCCGAGGCCGACGGCAAGCTCGTCACGAAGCCGGGCGAGCTGACGACCATGGCCACGGCCACGCTCTCGCGCGACACGATGATCAACCGGGCCCGCACCTGGCTCACCGCCCACAACGGCGGCCCCGTCCCGTACAGCATGGAGCGCGTCTGGAAGGACGGCTATCGCCAGGACTGCTCCGGCTTCGTCTCCATGGCCCTCGGTCTGGGCAAGCCCGGCCTGAACACCGTCGGCCTCGCCGACTCGCGCAACGGCGTCACCACCCGGCTCGGCAGCGTGAGCCAGCTCCAGAAGGGAGACCTGCTGATCGACTACAGGACCGACGACGGCGACTTCCGGCACGTCGTGATCTTCGAGAAGTGGGTCGACTCGTCGCGCAAGGCGTACTGGGCCTACGAGCAGCGCGGTACGTACGGCACGACCCACCGGCAGCTGAGGTACGGGATCGGGAACGACAACTACGACCCGTTCCGCCCGGTCAAGCTCGGAAGCGGTGGTGGGGGAGGTGGCGGTCAGCTGCCGTCCCCGAGCGTCTCCTGGCCCGTCCTGAACAGCGGGTCTCAGGGCGCGGACGTGCGCTCCGCCCAGCAACTGCTGACCTCGCGGGGCTACAAGGTCGACGCCGACGGCGTCTTCGGTCCCAAGACCCGTGCCGCGGTGATCCAGTTCCAGAAGTCCCGGTCCCTCGCCGCCGACGGCGTCGTCGGCCCGAACACGTGGTCCAAGCTGATCCAGACGGTGCAGTACGGTTCGTCCGGCCCGGCGGTGAAGGCCGCACAGACGCAGTTGAACGTCTACGGGTACGGCCTCAAGGCCGACGGAGCTTTCGGCGCGAACACGAAGGCGGCGGTGACCGCCTTCCAGAAGAAGCACGGCCTGCAGGTCGACGCCGTGGTGGGCCCGCAGACCTGGCGCACGCTCCTCGGCAGCCGCTGA
- a CDS encoding DUF4253 domain-containing protein, producing MRTSSSTAETERAVTAAGVEVLGVRVPREQARTVWEEWRGRHDRTGWWPYVTLSPPSDATEWHGHEAWDADALERWVGEAACQDHDARAASIVVSACRWAVEEVANVDDDFDLWRSDYDPDRLAPLLAPAVERPLQGVSQWATGPRDFFEKDWRWVNFVAARSGYEVPVLLPRVYTTWGWAGYGDRGLTPLDTSALLRRWHERWGAQLFFANRSYLELVVDRPPLDPRGAAQAAAELRAYCHDTVDDAVKAGDTMARSTVWSLWWD from the coding sequence TTGCGGACGTCCTCTTCCACCGCCGAGACCGAGCGGGCTGTGACCGCGGCGGGTGTCGAGGTGCTCGGCGTCCGCGTGCCGCGCGAGCAGGCGCGCACGGTGTGGGAGGAGTGGCGCGGCAGGCATGACCGGACCGGTTGGTGGCCGTACGTCACGTTGAGCCCGCCGAGTGATGCGACGGAGTGGCACGGGCATGAGGCGTGGGATGCCGACGCGCTGGAGCGGTGGGTCGGCGAAGCCGCGTGTCAGGACCACGACGCGAGGGCGGCGTCCATAGTGGTGTCGGCCTGCCGGTGGGCGGTGGAGGAGGTCGCCAACGTGGACGACGATTTCGACCTCTGGCGGTCCGACTACGACCCCGACCGGCTGGCACCCCTGCTCGCACCGGCCGTGGAACGGCCGCTGCAGGGGGTGTCGCAATGGGCGACCGGCCCCCGGGACTTCTTCGAGAAGGACTGGCGGTGGGTGAATTTCGTGGCCGCGCGCAGTGGCTACGAGGTTCCGGTGCTTCTGCCGCGCGTCTACACGACGTGGGGCTGGGCCGGGTACGGCGACCGCGGCCTGACCCCTCTCGACACCTCCGCGCTCCTGCGCCGCTGGCACGAGCGGTGGGGCGCCCAGCTCTTCTTCGCCAACCGCTCCTACCTGGAGCTGGTCGTCGACCGGCCGCCCCTGGACCCTCGGGGCGCCGCACAGGCCGCCGCGGAGCTGCGCGCCTACTGCCACGACACCGTGGACGATGCGGTGAAGGCCGGCGACACGATGGCCCGCTCGACGGTGTGGTCGCTCTGGTGGGACTGA
- a CDS encoding DUF6892 domain-containing protein: protein MSQFHDFNLKLLVIEELMYGPEPLLPVYDLSAVLSERGIGDPASYVLENGLHADVLPESRAHFEALEIPAELLARVEELCFDAGADVFRHCAPAWDGEDDLFDVRSLDDLVLLPNLREVTFVEDGVLAVPDAAEVFAARGIDTD from the coding sequence ATGAGCCAGTTCCACGACTTCAACCTCAAGCTGCTCGTCATCGAGGAGCTCATGTACGGCCCTGAGCCGCTCCTCCCGGTGTACGACCTGTCTGCCGTGCTGTCCGAGCGGGGGATCGGCGACCCCGCGTCCTATGTCCTGGAGAACGGTCTCCACGCGGACGTGCTGCCGGAATCCCGGGCCCATTTCGAGGCGCTGGAGATCCCGGCCGAGTTGCTCGCCCGCGTCGAGGAGCTGTGCTTCGACGCCGGTGCCGACGTCTTCCGGCACTGCGCCCCCGCCTGGGACGGCGAGGACGACCTCTTCGACGTCCGCTCGCTCGACGACCTCGTCCTCCTGCCCAACCTGCGGGAGGTCACCTTCGTCGAAGACGGAGTCCTGGCCGTTCCGGACGCGGCGGAAGTCTTCGCCGCGCGAGGCATCGACACCGACTGA
- a CDS encoding serine hydrolase domain-containing protein, giving the protein MPSTLRRVAAAVAALLLVLLSSVTASAAPRAPVPADRLAAMDAYVRERMQATRTPGLAYAVVDPDGPVHARSWGTDGNGRPVTDATPFLWGSVAKPIAAGAVMTLVQNGRLRLDDRVVDHLPAFRFGGHDHAGRVTVRHLLQQTAGIPESATFAVADCVDADCPDALGRLAALDDVRPLGPPGTTYAYTSANYLVLAALVESVTGRPFADHLRDSVLRPSGMDGAIADRTSARARNLPPGHQLLWGVPSAIVDGVDDAGAAYGYTGGDLKDLAAFAALQLRDGKTADGGTVLTPASVGLMRQPGRLRPSGTDTGYGNGTGYGLGWRVGGLEPPLDTAVWHTGATPGYSAMIFVLPERDLALVLQQNLHGLLHDGAVMQVGFGAARILAGGVAGDAPSAAVYHATVWGLTALAVVLLAETLPAYRLLRRGAAPRRLAPSVLWSLAGAAPVVTLGAALALVGSRALWTWAPDAFTALCAAAVAGSAVTTLRGVAAHRRTGRSPGRQ; this is encoded by the coding sequence ATGCCCAGTACGCTCCGACGCGTCGCCGCAGCGGTGGCCGCCCTCCTGCTCGTCCTGCTCTCCTCGGTCACGGCGTCGGCGGCACCGCGCGCACCCGTCCCGGCGGACCGTCTCGCCGCGATGGACGCCTACGTGCGCGAGCGCATGCAGGCCACCCGTACGCCCGGCCTCGCCTACGCCGTCGTCGACCCCGACGGGCCGGTCCACGCACGGTCCTGGGGCACGGACGGAAACGGCCGGCCGGTCACGGACGCCACGCCGTTCCTCTGGGGATCGGTCGCCAAACCGATCGCCGCCGGCGCCGTGATGACGCTCGTGCAGAACGGACGGCTCCGGCTCGACGACCGCGTCGTGGACCACCTGCCCGCCTTCCGCTTCGGCGGCCACGACCACGCCGGCCGCGTCACGGTCCGCCATCTGCTGCAGCAGACGGCCGGCATACCGGAGTCGGCGACCTTCGCGGTGGCCGACTGCGTCGACGCCGACTGCCCGGACGCGCTCGGTCGGCTTGCCGCGCTGGACGACGTACGTCCCCTCGGTCCGCCGGGCACCACGTACGCCTACACCAGCGCCAACTACCTCGTCCTGGCGGCCCTGGTGGAGTCGGTCACCGGCAGGCCCTTCGCCGACCACCTCCGCGACAGCGTGCTGCGCCCGTCCGGCATGGACGGGGCGATCGCCGACCGAACGTCGGCCCGTGCGCGGAACCTCCCGCCCGGTCACCAGCTGCTGTGGGGCGTGCCCTCCGCGATCGTGGACGGGGTGGACGACGCCGGCGCGGCCTACGGCTACACCGGCGGCGACCTGAAGGACCTCGCCGCCTTCGCCGCCCTCCAGTTGCGGGACGGCAAGACGGCCGACGGCGGTACGGTCCTGACTCCCGCGTCGGTCGGCCTCATGCGGCAACCGGGTCGCCTCCGCCCGTCCGGCACCGACACCGGATACGGCAATGGCACCGGATACGGACTCGGCTGGCGCGTCGGCGGCCTGGAGCCCCCGCTCGACACCGCCGTCTGGCACACCGGCGCCACGCCCGGCTACTCCGCCATGATCTTCGTCCTGCCGGAGCGGGACCTCGCCCTCGTCCTCCAGCAGAACCTGCACGGCCTCCTGCATGACGGCGCCGTGATGCAGGTCGGCTTCGGCGCGGCCCGCATCCTGGCCGGAGGCGTCGCCGGTGACGCCCCCTCCGCGGCGGTCTACCACGCCACGGTCTGGGGCCTCACCGCCCTGGCGGTGGTCCTCCTCGCGGAGACCCTCCCTGCCTACCGCCTGCTCCGCCGTGGCGCCGCGCCGCGCCGCCTCGCCCCCAGCGTCCTGTGGAGCCTCGCCGGCGCCGCCCCCGTGGTGACGCTGGGGGCCGCCCTCGCCCTCGTCGGTTCCCGAGCGCTGTGGACGTGGGCGCCCGACGCGTTCACAGCCCTGTGCGCGGCGGCCGTCGCAGGGAGCGCCGTCACCACGCTGCGCGGCGTGGCCGCTCACCGCCGGACGGGACGGTCGCCCGGAAGACAGTGA
- a CDS encoding TetR/AcrR family transcriptional regulator, with translation MPRTADHEQRRRQIADAVSRLISEHGLDAVTVARTAAAAGMSVGLVQHYFRTKDEMLLHAFREVSARIRSRVDARIREGVVHQQPLARVMADVMTEYIPLDEARRAEYRVARAFAGRALDAPALAEVDTESARQLREEIARAVHNGKECGEVDTHLDPQSAAVRLAAVMEGLALQVYREPEGIAGDAVTRCVGPLLDAEIAVVFTGTCRQYSS, from the coding sequence GTGCCGCGAACCGCCGACCACGAACAACGCCGCCGTCAGATCGCCGACGCCGTCAGCCGCTTGATCTCGGAGCACGGCCTCGACGCCGTCACCGTCGCCCGCACGGCCGCCGCCGCGGGCATGTCCGTCGGGCTGGTGCAGCACTACTTCCGCACCAAGGACGAGATGCTGCTCCACGCCTTCCGCGAGGTCTCGGCCCGGATCCGCTCCCGCGTCGACGCGCGCATCAGGGAAGGCGTCGTGCACCAGCAGCCTCTCGCGCGGGTCATGGCCGACGTGATGACCGAGTACATCCCCCTGGACGAGGCCCGCCGTGCCGAGTACCGCGTCGCCCGCGCGTTCGCCGGCCGCGCCCTCGACGCCCCCGCTCTGGCCGAGGTCGACACGGAGAGCGCCCGGCAGTTGCGCGAGGAGATCGCCCGCGCCGTCCACAACGGCAAGGAGTGCGGAGAGGTCGACACGCATCTCGATCCGCAGTCCGCCGCCGTCCGCCTCGCGGCCGTGATGGAGGGGCTCGCTCTCCAGGTCTACCGCGAGCCCGAGGGCATCGCGGGAGATGCCGTCACCCGATGCGTGGGGCCCCTGCTCGACGCCGAGATCGCCGTCGTCTTCACCGGCACATGCCGCCAGTACTCGTCCTGA
- a CDS encoding winged helix-turn-helix domain-containing protein codes for MPTDELPDALHVTTDEQLRAVSNLTRHRIMAVLRFEPATITQIAERVGLAKGSSSYHVRLLERAGLVKVVRTRKVRGVTERYYAMAARSVVLPDPGEGGPDVLMRHAVADLEASPVGAERHVGMAHLRLTEAQFAELGARLQALAEEYRELSDPSLPDASLVFALFHPGAGARDEEGAK; via the coding sequence ATGCCTACCGATGAGCTCCCCGACGCGCTCCACGTCACCACGGACGAGCAACTGCGCGCCGTCTCCAATCTGACCCGTCACCGGATCATGGCCGTGCTCCGCTTCGAGCCGGCGACGATCACCCAGATCGCCGAGCGCGTCGGCCTCGCGAAGGGGAGTTCCAGCTATCACGTGCGGCTCCTGGAGCGGGCCGGCCTGGTGAAGGTGGTGCGGACCCGGAAGGTCCGCGGGGTCACCGAGCGGTACTACGCGATGGCCGCGCGGTCCGTCGTGCTGCCGGATCCGGGCGAAGGAGGGCCCGATGTGCTGATGCGGCATGCCGTGGCGGATCTGGAGGCATCGCCGGTGGGCGCCGAACGGCACGTCGGGATGGCACATCTGCGGCTCACCGAAGCGCAGTTCGCCGAACTGGGCGCACGGCTCCAGGCGCTGGCGGAGGAGTACAGGGAGCTGTCCGACCCCTCGCTGCCGGACGCCTCCCTGGTCTTCGCCCTGTTCCACCCGGGAGCGGGCGCGCGGGACGAGGAGGGCGCCAAGTGA
- a CDS encoding SDR family NAD(P)-dependent oxidoreductase, with amino-acid sequence MNPPYEIPPRVWLITGATSGIGRELTVQALENGEAVAALARDTTSLGELARAHGERLLLLPADVRDEQAVQDAVEAARARFGRLDVVANNAGYGLFGAVEEASDAQVRAVFDTNVFGVLNVLRATLPVLRAQRSGHILQGSSVYGQSAHPGVGLLAATKYAVEGLSDALAAEVIPLGIKVTLIQPGMTATPFLAHLDVADGLDDYDQTVREVHKAIGELPASAFSAASRIAAGIRTAVDTPNPPRRLALGASSAASMRGALDARIADLDDWRRVTDAVDA; translated from the coding sequence ATGAATCCTCCTTACGAGATCCCTCCCCGTGTATGGCTGATCACCGGCGCGACGTCCGGCATCGGTCGCGAACTGACCGTCCAGGCACTGGAGAACGGCGAGGCCGTCGCGGCCCTCGCCCGAGACACCACCTCCCTCGGCGAACTGGCGCGGGCGCACGGTGAGCGCCTGCTTCTCCTGCCGGCGGACGTACGCGACGAGCAAGCCGTCCAGGATGCCGTGGAGGCCGCGCGCGCACGGTTCGGCCGCCTCGACGTCGTGGCCAACAACGCGGGATACGGCCTGTTCGGTGCGGTCGAGGAGGCGTCCGACGCGCAGGTCCGCGCCGTCTTCGACACCAATGTCTTCGGCGTGCTCAACGTGCTCCGCGCCACGCTGCCCGTCCTCCGCGCCCAGCGGTCCGGACACATCCTCCAGGGCTCGTCGGTCTACGGGCAGTCCGCCCACCCCGGCGTGGGCCTGCTGGCCGCCACCAAGTACGCCGTCGAGGGACTGTCGGACGCGCTCGCGGCCGAGGTCATCCCGCTGGGCATCAAGGTCACGCTCATCCAGCCGGGGATGACCGCGACACCCTTCCTCGCCCACCTCGATGTGGCGGACGGCCTGGACGACTACGACCAGACCGTCCGCGAGGTCCACAAGGCGATCGGAGAGCTGCCGGCGTCCGCGTTCTCCGCCGCCTCCCGGATCGCCGCAGGCATCCGGACGGCGGTCGACACCCCCAACCCTCCGCGGCGCCTGGCCCTCGGCGCCTCCAGCGCGGCGAGCATGCGCGGGGCCTTGGACGCGCGCATCGCGGACCTGGACGACTGGCGGCGCGTGACGGACGCCGTCGACGCGTAG